One window from the genome of Thermus sediminis encodes:
- a CDS encoding tetratricopeptide repeat protein, translated as MRSLALSLFLGLALAQGLVLPFEGPKGHSLAQAFAQGLGAPPPTLLALLLPELPWRDGYDLTGGLYSKAGARLAQAVTGADWVLLGQEEERGLRLFLARKGGVREGLFSSPEVAWLWLQGEGLAPRLSPLPTPKEDEARLRALAQGEDPDPLHQSALDLRAGRGAGLLVGLLPERLLLFWQGRLPRAYVAIRLFAEGRREEALKEAEALLAGDVLERTAAHLVLRALEDPRWPSSARALAEAFPELPLAWEEVSFAAFGEGNGEEARDALLKALRLKPDSWLYWTNLGWAHYLTGDLPRAILASERAVRLLPNATAFYNLGLFRAIYGDYLGAKTAYDRALRLDEGEDFGEALKDLEARKEPLTLFFRAYLSERAGLPAKELYQAFLEAYPKHPAAFAARRALARTEGVGLELSVEKLTLIPGDLEARPFRAGEAVFPEVRLLGSPYLPRGTLETRLLREGEELDRAEKPLGFPPLTVGLREVAPALILPEPGRYTLELRYGEARALLPLEVGPPSLARRLYALGLEARDLADRPLLTPKEALGLEGESLLLARTLTVLQEAAPLATSPLLLTPLTRGPYQGRSVQELLLTASPEVARAFYEAVLASPELLGGKDVVNAFVEWILRLQQRETP; from the coding sequence ATGCGCTCCCTAGCCCTTTCCCTCTTCCTGGGCCTCGCCCTGGCCCAGGGCTTGGTCCTCCCCTTTGAGGGCCCCAAGGGGCACAGCCTGGCCCAGGCCTTCGCCCAGGGGCTTGGGGCCCCGCCCCCTACCCTCCTCGCCCTCCTCCTCCCCGAGCTCCCCTGGCGGGACGGGTACGACCTCACCGGAGGGCTCTACTCCAAGGCGGGGGCCCGGCTGGCCCAGGCGGTAACGGGGGCGGACTGGGTCCTCCTGGGGCAGGAGGAGGAAAGGGGTCTCAGGCTCTTCCTGGCCCGGAAAGGGGGGGTAAGGGAGGGCCTCTTCTCCAGCCCGGAAGTGGCCTGGCTCTGGCTCCAGGGGGAGGGCCTGGCCCCCAGGCTTAGCCCCCTCCCCACGCCCAAGGAGGACGAAGCCCGCCTCCGGGCCCTGGCCCAGGGAGAGGACCCCGACCCCCTCCACCAGTCGGCTTTGGACCTGAGGGCGGGCCGGGGAGCGGGGCTTCTCGTGGGGCTTCTTCCCGAGAGGCTCCTCCTCTTTTGGCAGGGGCGGCTCCCTCGGGCCTACGTCGCGATCCGGCTCTTCGCCGAGGGAAGGCGGGAAGAGGCCCTGAAGGAGGCGGAGGCCCTCCTCGCTGGGGACGTCCTGGAAAGGACCGCGGCCCACCTGGTCCTTAGGGCCCTCGAGGACCCCCGCTGGCCCAGCTCGGCCCGGGCCCTGGCGGAAGCCTTCCCGGAACTCCCCCTGGCCTGGGAGGAGGTGAGCTTCGCCGCCTTCGGGGAGGGGAACGGGGAAGAGGCCCGGGACGCCCTCCTCAAGGCCCTCCGGCTCAAGCCCGACTCCTGGCTCTACTGGACCAACCTGGGCTGGGCCCATTACCTCACCGGGGACCTCCCCCGGGCCATCCTGGCCTCGGAGCGGGCGGTGCGGCTTCTCCCCAACGCCACCGCCTTCTACAACCTGGGCCTTTTTCGGGCCATCTACGGGGACTACCTGGGGGCCAAGACCGCCTACGACCGGGCCCTGAGGCTGGACGAGGGGGAGGACTTCGGGGAGGCCCTAAAGGACCTGGAGGCGCGCAAGGAGCCCCTCACCCTCTTCTTCCGGGCCTACCTCTCCGAGCGGGCGGGGCTCCCCGCTAAGGAGCTCTACCAGGCCTTCCTCGAGGCCTACCCCAAACACCCAGCCGCCTTCGCCGCCAGGCGGGCCTTGGCCCGGACGGAGGGGGTAGGGCTGGAGCTCTCCGTGGAGAAGCTCACTCTGATCCCCGGGGACCTCGAGGCCCGTCCCTTCCGGGCTGGGGAGGCCGTCTTCCCCGAGGTGCGCCTCTTGGGCAGCCCCTACCTCCCCCGGGGAACCCTGGAAACCCGCCTCCTGCGGGAGGGTGAGGAGCTGGACCGGGCGGAGAAACCCCTGGGCTTTCCACCCCTTACCGTGGGCCTTAGGGAGGTGGCCCCGGCCCTCATCCTTCCCGAACCGGGGCGGTACACCCTGGAACTCCGCTATGGGGAGGCGAGGGCCCTCCTCCCTCTGGAAGTGGGCCCGCCAAGCCTGGCGAGGAGGCTCTACGCCCTGGGTCTGGAGGCCCGCGACCTGGCAGACCGGCCCCTCCTCACGCCCAAGGAGGCCTTGGGCCTCGAGGGGGAGAGCCTCCTTTTGGCGAGAACCCTAACGGTCCTCCAGGAGGCCGCTCCCCTGGCCACCTCTCCCCTGCTCCTCACCCCCCTGACCAGGGGCCCGTACCAGGGGAGGAGCGTCCAGGAACTCCTCCTGACGGCTAGCCCCGAGGTGGCCCGGGCCTTCTACGAGGCCGTCCTGGCGAGCCCCGAACTCCTGGGGGGAAAGGATGTGGTGAACGCCTTCGTGGAGTGGATTCTAAGGCTTCAGCAAAGAGAAACCCCTTAG
- the darT gene encoding type II toxin-antitoxin system toxin DNA ADP-ribosyl transferase DarT: protein MQARRAQVVVPVGPRGKLHDYVPFYFCPRSPMLYAIHTGWTDYQGGQRPILHLVSSVQKVAQAHLPFVFTDRHAAVKYVRFFQKLEHLKTLNWQAIQAFYWAEVREEKQTEFLVKGLFPWALVDEIGVIDESIQTQVQAILARFPHLPHPSVRVYRNWYY from the coding sequence ATCCAGGCCCGCCGGGCGCAAGTCGTAGTACCCGTGGGCCCAAGGGGCAAGCTCCACGATTATGTGCCCTTCTACTTCTGCCCCCGTTCCCCTATGCTTTACGCCATCCACACAGGGTGGACCGACTACCAAGGGGGCCAGCGCCCCATCCTGCACTTGGTCTCGTCTGTGCAAAAGGTAGCGCAGGCCCACCTACCCTTTGTGTTCACGGACCGGCATGCAGCCGTGAAGTACGTTCGCTTCTTCCAAAAGCTGGAGCACCTGAAGACCTTGAACTGGCAGGCCATCCAGGCCTTCTACTGGGCTGAGGTGCGCGAGGAGAAGCAGACCGAGTTCTTGGTAAAAGGCCTTTTCCCATGGGCGCTGGTTGATGAAATCGGCGTGATAGACGAATCTATCCAGACCCAAGTGCAGGCCATCCTCGCCCGGTTCCCCCATCTTCCACACCCCTCGGTGCGGGTGTACCGGAACTGGTACTATTAG
- the darG gene encoding type II toxin-antitoxin system antitoxin DNA ADP-ribosyl glycohydrolase DarG: protein MLCFVRGNLLDAPVEALVNTVNTVGVMGKGVALQFKRAFPDNYQAYVKACRRGEVQIGRIFVHDRGPLVQPRYIFNFPTKKHWRHPSRMEYIEEGLKDLVRQIQKLEVRSIALPPLGAGNGGLPWTEVRRRIQEALEPLKGVEIWVYEPAEDPKAHPITPLKAKPPLTPARAALLKLFWLYGALREPLGRLEAQKLAYFLQEAGLDLRLAFVRKQFGPYAEPLNHVLARLEGHYIQGFGDRTGASQIHLGPQALNEAVLFLADHPRADEAATRAAEWVKGFETPYGLELLATVHWAVRHEAARDWVSLQKGLQAWSPRKATFPKTHLQVALDALLKRGALRPEEWRDRPPKLPANVAQEA, encoded by the coding sequence ATGTTGTGCTTCGTGCGAGGCAACCTCCTCGACGCACCAGTAGAGGCCCTGGTCAACACGGTGAACACCGTGGGGGTCATGGGCAAGGGAGTAGCCTTGCAGTTTAAGCGCGCCTTTCCCGACAATTACCAGGCCTACGTAAAGGCTTGCAGGCGAGGTGAGGTTCAGATTGGGCGCATCTTCGTCCATGACCGGGGCCCCTTGGTCCAACCCCGCTACATCTTTAATTTCCCCACCAAAAAGCACTGGCGCCATCCCTCTCGTATGGAGTACATAGAGGAGGGGCTCAAAGATCTGGTGCGCCAGATCCAAAAGCTTGAGGTCCGCTCCATCGCACTGCCCCCCTTGGGAGCCGGAAACGGAGGTCTGCCCTGGACCGAGGTCAGACGGCGCATTCAAGAGGCTCTGGAGCCGCTCAAGGGCGTAGAGATCTGGGTCTACGAGCCAGCGGAAGACCCCAAAGCCCATCCCATCACCCCCCTGAAGGCCAAGCCCCCCCTTACCCCCGCCCGGGCCGCTTTGCTCAAGCTTTTCTGGCTATACGGGGCCCTTAGGGAGCCCCTAGGCCGCCTCGAGGCCCAGAAGCTGGCCTACTTCCTCCAAGAAGCCGGCCTAGACCTGAGGCTTGCCTTCGTCCGCAAGCAGTTTGGCCCCTATGCTGAGCCCCTAAACCATGTGTTGGCCCGCCTCGAGGGCCACTACATTCAGGGCTTTGGGGACCGCACAGGTGCTTCCCAAATCCACCTCGGGCCTCAGGCTCTGAACGAGGCCGTTCTCTTCCTCGCCGACCACCCCAGGGCTGACGAAGCTGCTACCCGGGCGGCGGAATGGGTCAAGGGATTTGAAACCCCCTACGGCTTAGAGCTCCTGGCCACAGTGCACTGGGCCGTGCGGCACGAAGCGGCTAGGGACTGGGTCAGCCTGCAAAAGGGACTCCAAGCCTGGAGCCCCCGCAAGGCCACCTTTCCCAAGACCCACCTCCAGGTGGCCCTAGATGCCCTCCTAAAGCGGGGCGCCCTCCGCCCAGAGGAGTGGCGAGACCGCCCCCCTAAACTACCTGCCAACGTCGCCCAGGAGGCCTAG
- a CDS encoding Rad52/Rad22 family DNA repair protein, which translates to MDEVWWRLAEPFPPGEVQWRIEALSKDRRRALVVPYVDARTVLDRLDKVVGPEGWHDSYEVLADQERALKDERGERRERVVEVKCRLTVLGVSKEDVGEGDSLKAAFSDALKRAAVKFGVGRYLYRLEKQWVDYDPEKGRFTPPALPEPEAQGREEGEKPEAYRLIDQLLERLKERGLGKEVARIVTKYGGYGKTPEETRRLYSELRALLKG; encoded by the coding sequence ATGGACGAAGTCTGGTGGAGGCTTGCCGAACCCTTTCCCCCGGGGGAGGTTCAGTGGCGGATTGAAGCCCTTTCCAAGGATAGGCGCAGGGCCTTGGTGGTGCCCTACGTGGACGCGCGCACCGTCTTGGACCGCCTGGACAAGGTGGTGGGCCCCGAGGGCTGGCACGACAGCTACGAGGTCCTCGCCGACCAGGAGCGGGCCCTCAAGGACGAACGGGGGGAGCGCCGGGAGCGGGTGGTGGAGGTGAAGTGCCGCCTCACCGTCCTCGGTGTCAGCAAGGAGGACGTGGGGGAGGGGGACTCCCTCAAGGCCGCCTTCTCCGATGCCCTAAAGCGGGCCGCGGTCAAGTTCGGCGTGGGGCGGTACCTCTATCGTCTGGAGAAGCAGTGGGTGGACTACGATCCCGAGAAGGGCCGCTTCACCCCACCCGCCCTCCCCGAGCCCGAGGCCCAGGGGAGGGAGGAAGGGGAAAAACCCGAGGCCTACCGCCTCATCGACCAGCTCCTGGAGCGCCTCAAAGAGAGGGGCCTGGGTAAGGAGGTGGCCAGGATCGTGACCAAGTACGGGGGCTACGGCAAGACCCCCGAGGAGACCCGCCGCCTCTACAGCGAGCTAAGGGCCCTCTTGAAGGGATGA
- a CDS encoding metallophosphoesterase produces the protein MRVIAVGDLHGDFPALWRLLRAEGLADSRLRPAEGLRLGRVHLILLGDLVHPKTQRDYERLTGLSPYDPQDPAHLRLAAGAQIRELFRLKAFQEGAGGHVTILLGNHDEAALRGEPILGNRHLRHLEFHPEHGGKALPEALKAWFARFPRELVLSGVHFAHVGPVPWLQEYGELFYAQSEPKTWWFRTPDYVERMGFRFGVYGHVPMKEGILLRDRFALIDALDLGEYLELDPEAEPLKVQVKRLHG, from the coding sequence ATGAGGGTCATCGCCGTCGGGGACCTCCACGGGGACTTCCCTGCCCTATGGCGCCTCCTCAGGGCGGAGGGGCTTGCGGACTCCAGGCTCCGACCTGCGGAGGGCCTGCGCTTGGGGAGGGTGCACCTCATCCTCCTAGGGGACCTGGTCCACCCCAAGACCCAAAGGGACTACGAGCGCCTCACGGGGCTTTCCCCCTATGACCCCCAGGACCCCGCCCACCTGCGCCTAGCGGCGGGGGCCCAGATCCGCGAGCTCTTCCGCCTCAAGGCCTTCCAGGAAGGGGCGGGGGGGCACGTGACTATCCTCTTGGGTAACCACGATGAGGCCGCCCTAAGGGGGGAGCCCATCCTGGGCAACCGGCACCTCAGGCACCTGGAGTTCCACCCCGAGCACGGGGGCAAGGCCTTGCCCGAGGCCTTGAAGGCCTGGTTCGCCCGTTTCCCCCGCGAGCTTGTGCTCTCGGGTGTCCACTTCGCCCACGTGGGGCCGGTCCCCTGGCTCCAGGAGTATGGCGAGCTCTTCTACGCCCAAAGCGAGCCCAAGACCTGGTGGTTCCGCACCCCGGACTACGTGGAGCGCATGGGCTTTCGCTTCGGCGTCTACGGCCACGTGCCCATGAAGGAGGGGATCCTCCTCAGGGACCGCTTCGCCCTCATCGACGCCCTGGACCTGGGGGAGTACCTGGAGCTAGACCCTGAGGCAGAGCCCCTCAAGGTTCAGGTGAAGCGCCTCCATGGCTAA
- the rsmA gene encoding 16S rRNA (adenine(1518)-N(6)/adenine(1519)-N(6))-dimethyltransferase RsmA — protein MANLLASPKAVKELLARHGLFADRRLGQNFLVSEAHLRRIVEAAKPFTGPVYEVGPGLGVLTRALLEAGAEVVAIEKDERLEPLLEETLKGLPVKLVFGDALAYPWEEVPEGSLLVANLPYGIATPLVTRLLKSGRFARLVFLVQKEVADRMTAKPKTPAYGLLSLRVAHHAEAERLLDLPPGAFLPPPKVWSSLVRLTCKKVPDDPGLFAFLEAAFAKRRKTLANALASAGYPKEKAEAALAALGLPKASRAEELDLETFRKLKNLLCPLV, from the coding sequence ATGGCTAACCTCCTCGCTTCCCCCAAGGCCGTGAAAGAGCTTCTTGCCCGGCACGGCCTCTTCGCCGACAGGCGCCTCGGGCAGAACTTCCTGGTGTCCGAGGCCCACCTCCGCCGCATCGTGGAGGCGGCCAAGCCCTTCACCGGGCCCGTGTACGAGGTGGGGCCAGGGCTTGGGGTCCTGACCCGGGCCCTCCTCGAGGCCGGGGCGGAGGTGGTGGCCATAGAGAAGGACGAGCGTCTAGAGCCCCTGTTGGAGGAAACCCTGAAGGGCCTTCCTGTGAAGCTAGTCTTCGGGGATGCCCTGGCCTACCCCTGGGAGGAGGTGCCGGAGGGAAGCCTCCTGGTGGCCAACCTGCCCTACGGGATCGCCACCCCCCTGGTCACCCGCCTCCTCAAGTCGGGCCGCTTCGCCCGCCTGGTCTTCCTGGTGCAGAAGGAGGTGGCCGACAGGATGACGGCAAAGCCCAAGACCCCCGCCTACGGCCTCCTCTCCCTCCGGGTAGCCCACCACGCCGAGGCGGAGAGGCTTTTGGACCTCCCCCCCGGGGCCTTCCTCCCCCCGCCCAAGGTGTGGAGCTCCTTGGTGCGCCTCACCTGCAAGAAGGTGCCCGATGACCCCGGGCTTTTTGCCTTCCTCGAGGCCGCCTTCGCCAAGAGGCGCAAGACCCTCGCCAATGCCCTGGCCTCCGCAGGTTACCCCAAGGAGAAGGCGGAAGCGGCCCTTGCCGCCCTGGGCCTGCCCAAGGCCTCGCGGGCAGAGGAGCTGGACCTGGAAACCTTCCGAAAGCTGAAGAACCTGCTTTGCCCTCTGGTGTAG
- a CDS encoding NADH-quinone oxidoreductase subunit A, which produces MAPIAEYVNILIYLGVALFIGVAALVVGALLGPKRPGRAKLMPYESGNDPAGEVKRFPVHFYVVAMLFILFDVEIAFLWPYAVSAGELGLYGFIGVVGFTLLLLVGFLYEWWKGVMRWH; this is translated from the coding sequence TTGGCGCCGATCGCAGAGTACGTGAACATCCTGATCTACCTGGGGGTGGCCCTCTTCATCGGGGTGGCGGCCCTCGTGGTGGGGGCCCTCCTGGGCCCCAAGAGGCCGGGACGGGCTAAGCTCATGCCCTACGAGTCGGGGAACGACCCCGCCGGGGAGGTGAAGCGGTTTCCCGTCCACTTCTACGTGGTGGCCATGCTCTTCATCCTCTTTGACGTGGAGATAGCCTTCCTCTGGCCCTACGCCGTGAGCGCCGGGGAGCTTGGCCTCTATGGCTTCATAGGGGTGGTGGGCTTCACCCTGCTCCTCCTCGTGGGGTTCCTCTACGAGTGGTGGAAGGGGGTGATGCGGTGGCACTGA
- a CDS encoding NuoB/complex I 20 kDa subunit family protein — protein sequence MALKDLFERDVQELEREGILFTTLEKLVAWGRSNSLWPATFGLACCAIEMMASTDSRNDLARFGSEVFRASPRQADVMIVAGRLSKKMAPVMRRVWEQMPDPKWVISMGACASSGGMFNNYAIVQNVDSVVPVDVYVPGCPPRPEALIYAVMQLQKKVRGEARNERGERLPPVAAWKRARG from the coding sequence GTGGCACTGAAGGACCTCTTTGAGAGGGATGTCCAGGAGCTAGAAAGGGAGGGCATCCTCTTCACCACCTTGGAGAAGCTGGTGGCCTGGGGGCGGAGCAACTCCTTGTGGCCCGCCACCTTTGGCCTCGCCTGCTGCGCCATCGAGATGATGGCCTCCACGGACTCTAGGAACGACCTGGCCCGCTTCGGGAGCGAGGTCTTCCGCGCCTCGCCCCGGCAGGCGGACGTGATGATCGTGGCCGGGCGGCTTTCCAAGAAGATGGCCCCGGTCATGCGCCGGGTCTGGGAGCAGATGCCCGACCCCAAGTGGGTCATCTCCATGGGGGCCTGCGCGAGCTCCGGGGGGATGTTCAACAACTACGCCATCGTCCAGAACGTGGACTCGGTGGTCCCCGTGGACGTCTACGTGCCCGGGTGCCCCCCTAGGCCCGAGGCCCTCATCTACGCGGTGATGCAGCTCCAGAAGAAGGTGCGGGGCGAGGCCAGGAACGAGCGAGGGGAGAGGCTTCCCCCCGTGGCCGCCTGGAAGCGGGCAAGGGGGTGA
- a CDS encoding NADH-quinone oxidoreductase subunit C: MRLHRVLEEARAKGYPVEDNGLGNLWVVLPRERFKEEMAHYRDLGFNYLADIVGLDYLTYPEPKPERFAVVYELVSLPGWKDGDGSRFFARVYVPEKDPRLPTVTDLWGSAGFLEREVYDLFGIVFEGHPDLRKILTPEDLEGHPLRKDFPLGETPTLFREGRYILPSEFRASLTGKDAGLTLYRGGSRKGYRALWADLVKAKEAQ, from the coding sequence ATGCGGCTCCATCGCGTTTTGGAGGAGGCTAGGGCCAAAGGCTATCCCGTGGAGGACAACGGCCTCGGCAACCTCTGGGTGGTCCTGCCCAGGGAGCGCTTCAAGGAGGAGATGGCCCACTACCGGGACCTGGGCTTCAACTACCTGGCGGACATCGTGGGGCTGGACTACCTCACCTACCCAGAACCCAAGCCGGAGCGCTTCGCCGTGGTCTACGAGCTGGTCTCCCTGCCGGGGTGGAAGGACGGGGACGGGAGCCGCTTCTTCGCTCGGGTCTACGTGCCGGAGAAGGACCCCCGCCTGCCCACGGTCACGGACCTCTGGGGAAGCGCGGGCTTCCTGGAGCGGGAGGTCTACGACCTCTTCGGCATCGTCTTTGAGGGCCACCCCGACCTCAGGAAGATCCTGACCCCGGAGGACCTCGAGGGCCACCCCCTGCGCAAGGACTTCCCCCTGGGGGAAACCCCCACCCTCTTCCGCGAGGGGCGGTACATCCTCCCCAGCGAGTTCCGGGCTAGCCTCACCGGGAAGGACGCTGGCCTTACCCTCTACCGCGGAGGAAGCCGCAAGGGCTACCGCGCCCTTTGGGCCGACCTCGTGAAGGCCAAGGAGGCCCAATGA
- the nuoD gene encoding NADH dehydrogenase (quinone) subunit D, with translation MKDYLELDAPPTEPRELRTEVMTLNVGPQHPSTHGVLRLVVTLSGEEVLEVVPHVGYLHTGFEKNMEHRTYLQNLTYTPRMDYLHSVAHDLAYALAVEKLVGAVVPKRAETIRIILNELSRLASHLVFLGTGLLDLGALTPFFYAFREREAILDLFEWVTGQRFHHNYIRIGGVKEDLPEEFVPELKKLLEVLPHRIDEYEALFAESPIFHERARGVGVIPPEVAIGLGLTGGSLRASGVNYDVRKAYPYGGYEAYRFEVPLGERGDVFDRMLIRIREMRESVRILKQALERLEPGPIRDPNPQITPPPRPLLETSMEAVIYFFKHYTEGFHPPKGEVYVPTESARGELGYYIVSDGGSMPYRVKVRAPSFVNLQSLPYATKGEQVPDLVAIIASLDPVMGDVDR, from the coding sequence ATGAAGGACTACCTGGAACTGGATGCCCCCCCAACTGAGCCCCGGGAGCTCCGCACCGAGGTCATGACCCTGAACGTAGGCCCCCAGCACCCCTCCACCCACGGGGTCTTGCGCCTGGTGGTGACCCTCTCCGGGGAGGAGGTCTTGGAGGTGGTGCCCCACGTGGGCTACCTCCACACGGGCTTTGAGAAGAACATGGAGCACCGCACCTACCTCCAGAACCTCACCTACACCCCCCGGATGGACTACCTTCACTCCGTGGCCCACGACCTGGCCTACGCCCTCGCCGTGGAAAAGCTGGTGGGAGCGGTGGTGCCCAAGAGGGCCGAGACCATCCGCATCATCCTCAACGAGCTTTCCCGCCTGGCCAGCCACCTGGTCTTCCTGGGGACGGGGCTTTTGGACCTTGGGGCCCTCACCCCCTTCTTCTACGCCTTCCGGGAGCGGGAGGCCATTTTGGACCTCTTCGAGTGGGTCACGGGCCAGCGCTTCCACCACAACTACATCCGCATCGGCGGGGTCAAGGAGGACCTCCCCGAGGAGTTCGTCCCCGAGCTCAAGAAGCTCCTCGAGGTCCTCCCCCACCGCATCGACGAGTACGAGGCCCTCTTTGCCGAAAGCCCCATCTTCCACGAAAGGGCCCGGGGCGTGGGGGTGATCCCACCCGAGGTGGCCATCGGGCTGGGCCTCACCGGGGGCTCCCTCCGCGCCAGCGGGGTGAACTACGACGTGCGCAAGGCCTACCCCTACGGGGGCTACGAGGCCTACCGGTTTGAGGTGCCCCTGGGGGAGAGGGGGGACGTCTTTGACCGCATGCTCATCCGCATCCGGGAGATGCGGGAGTCGGTGAGGATCCTAAAGCAGGCCCTGGAGAGGCTGGAGCCCGGGCCCATCCGCGACCCCAACCCCCAGATCACCCCGCCCCCCAGGCCCCTCCTGGAGACCTCCATGGAGGCTGTCATCTACTTCTTCAAGCACTACACCGAGGGCTTCCACCCCCCCAAGGGGGAGGTCTACGTGCCCACGGAGTCGGCCCGGGGGGAGCTCGGCTACTACATCGTCTCCGACGGGGGGAGCATGCCCTACCGGGTCAAGGTGCGGGCTCCCAGCTTCGTGAACCTGCAAAGCCTCCCCTACGCCACCAAGGGGGAGCAGGTGCCTGACCTGGTGGCCATCATCGCCAGCCTGGACCCCGTGATGGGGGACGTGGACCGATAG
- the nuoE gene encoding NADH-quinone oxidoreductase subunit NuoE gives MGFFDDKKDFLETTFAKYPPEGRRAATMPLLRRVQQEEGWIRPERVEEIAHLVGTTPTEVLGVASFYSYYQFVPTGRYHLQVCATLSCKLAGAEELWDHLTESLGIGPGEVTPDGLFSVQKVECLGSCHTAPVVQVNDEPYVECVTRERLKALLEGLRAGKRLEEIALPGRCGHHVHEVEG, from the coding sequence ATGGGCTTCTTTGACGACAAAAAGGACTTCCTGGAGACCACCTTCGCCAAGTACCCCCCCGAGGGGCGCAGGGCGGCCACCATGCCCCTCCTGAGGCGGGTACAGCAGGAGGAGGGCTGGATCCGACCCGAAAGGGTGGAGGAGATCGCCCACCTCGTGGGCACTACGCCCACGGAGGTCCTGGGGGTGGCGAGCTTCTACTCCTACTACCAGTTCGTGCCCACGGGCAGGTACCACCTCCAGGTCTGCGCCACCCTAAGCTGCAAGTTGGCCGGGGCGGAGGAGCTTTGGGACCACCTCACGGAGAGCCTGGGCATCGGTCCCGGGGAGGTGACCCCGGACGGGCTTTTCAGCGTGCAGAAGGTGGAGTGCCTGGGAAGTTGCCACACCGCCCCCGTGGTCCAGGTGAACGACGAGCCCTACGTGGAGTGCGTGACCCGGGAAAGGCTCAAGGCCCTCCTCGAGGGCCTAAGGGCGGGCAAGCGCCTGGAGGAGATCGCGCTTCCCGGGAGGTGCGGCCACCACGTGCACGAGGTGGAGGGATGA
- the nuoF gene encoding NADH-quinone oxidoreductase subunit NuoF, with translation MTGPIVSGLDPRFERTLYAHVGKEGSWTLDYYLAQGGYETAKRVLREKTPEEVIEEVKRSGLRGRGGAGFPTGLKWSFMPKDGKQHYLICNADESEPGSFKDRYILEDVPHLLIEGMILSGYAIRATVGYIYVRGEYRRAADRLEAAIGEARARGYLGKNLFGTEFSFDLHVHRGAGAYICGEETALMNSLEGLRANPRLKPPFPAQSGLWGKPTTINNVETLAAVVPILERGADWFAQMGTEGSRGMKLYQISGPVKRPGVYELPMGTTFRELIYEWAGGPLEPIQALIPGGSSTPPLPFTEEVLDTPMSYEHLQAQGSMLGTGGVILIPERVSMVDAMWNLTRFYAHESCGKCTPCREGVAGFMVNLFAKIGTGEGEEKDVETLEALLPLIEGRSFCPLADAAVWPVKGSLKHFKDQYLALAREKRPVPRPALWR, from the coding sequence ATGACGGGCCCCATCGTTTCCGGTCTGGACCCCCGCTTTGAGCGGACCCTCTACGCCCACGTGGGCAAGGAGGGCTCCTGGACCCTGGACTACTATCTGGCCCAAGGCGGGTACGAGACGGCCAAGAGGGTCCTAAGGGAGAAGACCCCGGAGGAGGTCATAGAGGAGGTGAAGCGCTCGGGGCTCAGGGGCCGGGGCGGGGCAGGCTTCCCCACCGGGCTCAAGTGGAGCTTCATGCCCAAGGACGGGAAGCAGCACTACCTCATCTGCAACGCCGACGAGTCCGAGCCCGGAAGCTTCAAGGACCGCTACATCCTGGAGGACGTCCCCCACCTCCTCATCGAGGGGATGATCCTTTCGGGCTACGCCATCCGGGCCACGGTGGGCTACATCTACGTCCGGGGGGAGTACCGGCGGGCGGCGGACCGCCTCGAGGCCGCCATAGGGGAGGCCCGGGCCCGGGGGTATCTGGGGAAGAACCTCTTCGGCACGGAGTTCTCCTTTGACCTCCACGTCCACCGGGGGGCTGGGGCCTACATCTGCGGGGAGGAGACGGCCCTCATGAACTCCCTGGAAGGCCTAAGGGCGAACCCCCGGCTCAAGCCCCCCTTCCCTGCCCAGTCGGGGCTTTGGGGCAAACCCACCACCATCAACAACGTGGAGACCCTGGCCGCGGTGGTACCCATCCTGGAAAGGGGGGCGGACTGGTTCGCCCAGATGGGCACGGAGGGGTCCAGGGGGATGAAGCTCTACCAGATCTCGGGGCCCGTGAAGCGCCCCGGGGTCTACGAGCTCCCCATGGGGACCACCTTCCGCGAGCTCATCTACGAGTGGGCGGGAGGCCCCTTGGAGCCCATCCAGGCCCTCATCCCCGGCGGGTCCTCCACCCCGCCCCTCCCCTTCACCGAGGAGGTCCTGGACACCCCCATGAGCTACGAGCACCTGCAGGCCCAAGGCTCCATGCTGGGCACCGGGGGGGTGATCCTGATCCCCGAGCGGGTGAGCATGGTGGACGCCATGTGGAACCTGACCCGCTTCTACGCCCACGAGTCCTGCGGCAAGTGCACCCCCTGCCGCGAGGGGGTGGCGGGGTTCATGGTGAACCTCTTCGCCAAGATCGGCACCGGGGAGGGTGAGGAAAAGGACGTGGAGACCCTCGAGGCCCTCCTCCCCCTCATCGAGGGCCGGAGCTTCTGCCCCCTGGCCGACGCCGCCGTCTGGCCGGTGAAGGGCTCCCTGAAGCACTTCAAGGACCAGTACCTGGCCCTGGCGCGGGAGAAGAGGCCCGTGCCGAGGCCTGCTCTCTGGAGGTGA